Below is a genomic region from Mesorhizobium sp. NZP2298.
GCCGGCGCGGGAGTTGGCGCGGCGGCCGTTTGGTCCGACGTCGTGCAGCGCGATCAGCGCCGTCAGCGCCGCGTCCATGATGCCTTCCGGCACCTCGTTGCCGTCGCGGTCCAGGATCGCCGGATTGGTCATCAGGTGGCCGACATTCCTGACCAGCATCAGCGAGCGGCCGGGCACGGTGAGCTGACCGCCGGCGGGCGCGGTATAGGCGCGGTCGGGATTGAGCTTGCGGACAAAACTCCGGCCAGCCTTGGTGATCTCCTCGGCGAGATCACCCTTCATCAGGCCGAGCCAGTTGCGGTAGACGACGACCTTGTCCTCGGCATCCACCGCCGCGACCGAATCCTCGCAGTCCTGGATGGTGGTCAGCGCCGATTCCAGGATGACGTCGGCGATGCCCGCCGGATCGGTGCGGCCGATCTGGTTGGCGCGGTCGATCACGATCTCGATGTGCAGCCCGTTTTTCACAAGCAGCACGGCATCGGGATTGGCGGCATCGCCGCGATAGCCGACGAATTGCTTGGGATCGGCCAGTGTGGTGCCGCCGGCGCCGGCGCCGAGCTTCAGCGCGCCATTGGCCACGGACAGCCCGTTGACGCCTGCCCATTTGCCTGAGGTGAGCGGTACCGACTGGTCGAGAAAATCCTTGGCCCAGGCGATGACCTTGGCGCCGCGCACCGGGTTGAAGCCCTTGCCTTTTTCCGCGCCGCCCGTCTCGGGAATGGCATCGGTGCCGTAGAGCGCGTCGTAGAGCGAGCCCCAGCGCGCATTGGCGGCATTGAGCGCATAGCGCGCATTCATCACCGGCACGACCAGCTGCGGCCCGGCGACGACTGCGATTTCCGGGTCGACATTCTCCGTCGACACGCTAAAGGCCGGCCCTTCGGGGAGGAGATAGCCGATCTCCTTCAGGAAGGTCCTGTAGACGTCCATGTCAACGGGCGCGCCATTGTCGCGGTACCAGCCGTCGAGCTTTTCCTGCATGGCGTCGCGTTTTGCCAGAAGCGACCGGTTCTTCGGAGCGAGATCGTGGACGATGGCCGAAAACCCGTTCCAGAACGCATCGGCGGCGATGCCGGTGCCGGGCAAGGCCTCGCCGGCCACAAAATCATGCAGCTCGGGGGCAATCCGCAATCCGGCGATCTCGACGCGATCGGTCATCAGGCTACTCCAGATGAAAGGCTTTGCGGGGCGTTTGGCATGTTGAGTTTGCCGGGTCAATTCAGCTTAGGGTGAAGGTGGGGCATTTTGGCCCCGTTCGAAGTACCGATCGTTACTCTGAACCGTGCATTCTACGTCCAACGTCACGGCATGGATCCTAGGGTCTCCGCGACGTCGCTTCGCTCCTGCTCTGCCCTAGGATGACGAAGGCGCGGGATTCAGGTCAGGCCGAGCCGAAAATGGTGGCGTCCGAGAACCGGAGCGGAGCGTACTTTTGGGTACGTGAGCACCGGAAGCGCAGGACGCCGCCATTTGCCGGTCGGCCTCACCTGAATCTACACCGCGATCCTTGGCCGTCCCGAGGCCACCGCCACCACATGCGCCTCGATGAACATGCGCTGGGCTTCGACCGTGGAAACCCTGAATTCGGTCGCGACGTCGATCTCGGCGTTGTCGGTGCCGGCGTCCCGGGCGCGTTCGGCGACAATCGCCCGCACATCGGCCTCGGCCGCCGCGATCGCCGCCGCCTCGTCGAGGAAATCGCGCACCGTCTCACCCGAGGCAAGCCGGAACAACCCTTCCTTTGGCTGGCTGACCCGCGCCTCGGCCGACACCCTGACCTGGCCGACGACGGCGCCGAGCGCGTTGGCGACATCGGTGTCTTCCGGCACCACGCAATCATTGCCAACCAGGGGCGCCAGGCCGGCATAGTGCAGAGGCGCCGAGGCACCGAGACCGATGACGGGGCGGTCGAGCGCGACGCTCAGCCGGGCGATACCGGGATGGGCGTCGACGGCGCGCTGCACCAGCGCGTGCGCCACGGTCGCGGCGCCATCCAGCCCGTCCTCGGCGAAAGCGGTTTCAAGGATGTATTCGGCCGACCAGCGTGTCAGCGTCACCAACACCCGCTCCGAAATCGCTTCCGGGGAAGCCGCGATGGGCTGGCCACGGCCATCGCGCTTGCGGGCGAACAGGTCGGCGCCAAGACGGGCGGTGGCGGCATCCCAATTGGCCTGCTTGCCAAGCACATGCGCCGCGTCCGACGGGGTGAAGCCGCAAATATGCACCAGCCCGCGCGAGACCAGCCGGTTCAAGGTGGCATTCTGGGCATTCGACGTCAGCAGCCTGTCGAGGGCGAGCGGCGTCGCGCCGATCGCCTCGTAGAGCCGCGCTTCCGGGGCGGTCAGCCCGGCGGCGAGCCTGTCCGGCACGCCGGTGCGAACCGCGAAGCGGCCGTCCATGCGGCCGGTGTTGGGCGCGCGCAGCTGACGCTCGAGTTCTGACGTCACCGCCTCGCCATGCGCCATGCCAGCCAGCGCCAAAGGCACCAGGCGACGGGGCCCAAGCAGGATTTTCGGGTTGAGCGCGCCATCCTCCAGCGCCACTTCTGAATCACCGCCCAGACCAAAAGTGCGCATGGCGACGGCCTCGACCATGGTGCGGAAGCCGCCGACGGTGGCGCCTTCCGGATCGAGCCGCGGCCGGCCGTTGTCGAGCACGGCGACGTCGGTGGTGGTGCCGCCAATGTCGGACACCATGGCATTGTCGAGCCCGGTCATATGGCGGGCACCGACCAGGCTGGCGGCGGGGCCGGAGAGAATGGTCTCGATCGGCCGCTGGCGGGCGAACGCCGCCGAGACCAGCGCGCCGTCGCCGCGCACCACCATCAGCGGGGCGGCGATGTTGCGTTCTGTGAGAAAGCCTTCGGTCGCCGCCACCAAGCGGTCGATCATCGAGATCAGCCTGGCGTTGAGCAGGGTCGTCAGCGCCCGGCGCGGGCCGCCGAGCTTGGCCGACAGTTCGTGGCTTGCCGTGACCGGCAGGCCGGTTTTCTCGCGGATCAGTTCGCGGGCGGCAATCTCGTGCGCCGGATTGCGGGTGGCGAAATAGGCGCAGACGGCAAAACCGGAGACCGAGGCCCCGAGCTCCGGCAAGGCGGCCTCAAGCCCGGACAGGTCGAGCTTGGCGGCATTGCCGTGGACATCATGGCCGCCTGGGCAAAACACCACCGGATCGGTGCCGAGCGCCGTCTTCAGCCCGTCGCGGGCGAGGTCGGCTTCGGAAAAGCCGATCATGACCAGCGCGACGCGGCCGCCCTGGCCTTCGACCAGCGCATTGGTGGCGAGCGTCGTCGACATCGAGACCAGCTTGATGTCAGCCGGATCGGTGCCGGCCTTTTCGAGCACCGCGTCGACGGCGCCGGAAATGCCGACGGCCAGATCGTGCCTGGTGGTCAGTGACTTGGCCTTGGCCAGCACCTTGCCCTTGTTCGGCCCCTGCTGCGGACCTTCGGTTTCAGACCACAGCACGGCATCGGTATAGGTGCCGCCGGTGTCGATGCCGAGGAACAGGGGTTTTGGCTTGGTCTTGGCGGTCATTTTTTAGCAGATCCGGAAGAGCAAATTTCTCTGGCCCAGCCCTTAGCCGATACGGGCGGGCCGATAAAGCCGCGAGCGATAGGCCAAGGGAGGATCTCCCCCCTCGTGGGGGAGATGGCCGGCAGGCCAAAGGGAGCGCTTTCCCGCCGACCTTACCGCTCCTTGCGCATCGCGCCTGGCGTTTGCGCGATGTCTTGGAGGCAATGGCGTATGGGGCATTGCGAGGCTCGATGGCTATTGAAGTTGGTGCCCTACGGCGCCCTCCTCTGTCCTGCCGGCCATCTCCCCCACGAGAGGGGAGATTGGCTGCGTCGGCCGCGGCGTCAACCTACCCTACAAACCCAACCCGCTTATGCGACCCGTCGCAAAACGGCTTGTTGGCCGAGTGGCCGCAACGGCAGAGGAAGGTGCGTTGCGTGCGATCGATCGTATGGCCGGTGCCGGTGACGATTTCGACATTGCCCTCGAGCTTGAGCGGGCCGTTGGTGGTCGGCGTCACATTCAGCGGGCCATTGCGTGCTTCGAGCGCCGGCGTGTCCTTCAGTGCCGGTTCGCCGGTGGCGGTGAAGCCGGCCTTGCTGTGGCTGCCGTCGCAGAAGGGCTTGTTTTCCGATGCGCCGCAGCGGCACAGCGTGGCGCGATAAAAGATCTCGCCGTCGAGCACGATCTCGGCGTGGACGGCGAGCGGGCCGTTTTCGCGCAACCGCACAGTGTTGACCACCGGCGGCTGCTCCTGCGGCCCGCCATCCTTCCTGACATAGGTGATGGCGCCGGACGGGCAGCTTTCGGCGATGGCGACGATCTTTTCGGCGCTGGCCGCCTCGGGGTGGATCCACTGCCCCGGCGCATTGGGCACGAAGACATGCGGGTCGCCGAGCACGCAATTGCGCGAATGGATGCAGCGCTTGCCGGAAAATCCGACGTCGATTTTATCGCTTTCGACCATGCCGGCCATCGCGGGGCTCCTGTTGCCTGGAGCACGCCGCGTTTCAAAGGAAGCCGCGCGGCGTGCTCGGGGTGATCGTCTCGGCGCAGGCTATGGCTCGAACAGGAAAACCGTCAAGCTGGCAAACCGGTCAGGGGACGAGATCGATCTCCTCGGTCTCGCCGCCGCTGCAGGTGTAGCAGCAGTCGTCACATTTTTCCTTGTTGCCGGGGCCGACGCCCCAATAGGTGCCGTCATCGCCATCGACCCAGGCGCCGTAGCAGATCGATTCGCCCTCGTTGCAGGAGATCGGCAGCGACTTGGTTTCGCCGTCGTCGAGGTAGAAATCCTTGCCTTCGCCCGGCCAGACATAGTCGCGGTCCTGGCTGTAGAGCTCAAGGCGCATGGCGTTGGGATGGCTGTTCTTGACTGTAAAGGTGACGTCGCCGGCATGGGCGGCAGGCGCAAACAGGACGGCAAGCGAAAACGCGGCGGCTAGCCGGCGCGCGGACGTGAAAGACATGAAAACCCCCGATGAAGAATCGGCACCCACGGCCGATGGAGGGGATCATGCCATGGCGCGGGCGGGCGCTAAAGGGATGATGGCGACAATCCCTGACTTAATCCGACACCGGATCTCAAGACTTCGCCTATCGCTGCCAGAACGGCAGCTTGGCGATCTCATCCTCGACCTGTCGTCTGGTCAGGCCGATATCATCGATCAGATGCGGATTGACCTCCGAGATCCGCTTGAGGTCCCAGCGATAGCGCGTCCGTCCGCGCCAGGCCGCGATGGTGTTTCGCAGGGTCGCAAGGCTATAGCGACGACGCGACGCCTGCCCGACGGGGGTTCGCCGCCGTACGGCCCGATGCGGTACCGATGCAAAGCCATTGGTCATGGCAACCTCCATGTGGTTTGGGGCCCAAACGGTTTGAGAATGGGCAACCCTCGAACTGAAAGAGGCTGGATTCTGCAGGATACCGACGGCGCCGTAATTAAAGCCCGCCAAATAGTTCTCAAAAGTTCCAAATGGGCTCTAACTCATTGTTTTGACGCCATTCCCCGGGGAAAGCGCCCTGCGGTTTTCCGATAAACCGCCTCACGCTTTTCGCGGAATTGCTCTATAGATGCGCCCTATGCAGGGATCGCGCTTTGCCTTTGGTCCGTTCGTGCTTGATCCGGGTGCGGGAACGCTGCTTCGGAACGACGATCCCGTTGCCGTCGGCTATCGCGGGCTGAAGCTGCTTGCGGCGCTCGTCGAACGGCCAGGCGAAATCCTGGAGAAGGCCGAATTGATGGACGCGGCGTGGCCGGGCACGGCGGTCGAGGAAGGCAACCTCACCGTCCAGATCGCACAGTTGCGCAAACTGCTCGGCCCTCCCGCCGACGGCGGCGAATGGATATCGACGGTTCCGCGCGTCGGCTACCGTTTCACGGGCGCCATCGAGCAGCTCGACCGCGCGAAGCGAAAACCCTTGCCGCTGCCCGACAAACCATCGATTGCGGTGCTGCCTTTCGTCAACCTCAGCAACGACCCCGAGCAGGAGGCCTTCGCCGACGGGTTGACCGAAGATTTGATCACCGACCTGTCCAGGGCCCCTGGCCTGTTCGTCATCGCGCGCAACTCGACCTTTGCCTACAAGGGCAAGGCGATGGACGTGCGCACGATCGCCGAGGAGCTTGGCGTGCGCTACCTCCTGGAAGGGAGTGCGAGGCGCGCGGCGGGGCGCGTGCGCATCAACGCACAGCTGGTCGACGCGTTGAGCGGCGAGCATCTGTGGGCGGAACGCTTCGATCGCGGCCTGGACGATATCTTTGCCGTCCAGGACGAGGCCACGGCCAAGATCGTGGAGGCGCTGCTCGGCCGGCTGCGCGCGCCGCCGGCGCGCAATCGGCCCACCAACCTGGAGGCCTACGATCTGTGCGTGCGGGCGCGCAAGCTGATCGACGATTCGCCGCGGTCGGCACGGGAAGCGCATCTGATGCTGACGCGCGCGGTCTCCCTCGATCCGGCCTACGCCGAGGCCTATCGCTGGCTTGCCATGAACCACTGGATGGGATGGGTGCACTGGGGCGAGCCGGTCGAACCCAACCGCCGCGTTGCCCTGGAACTGGCTCGCAAGGCCGTGGCGATCGACCCCAACGATGCCGGCTGCCACTGGGTGCTCGGCAATCTGCTTGCCTATGAGCGCGACTTCGAAGAGGCCGACGCCGAATTCGCCAGGGCGTTCGAGCTCGACCCGAACGAGGCGGACGCCTGGGCGACGCTGTCGGACATCACGACATTGGCCGGGCGGGTCGAGGAAGGCCTCGAGCAGATCCGCAAGGCGTTCCGGCTGAATCCGTTTCCGGCAAGCTGGTACTATCTCACCCTCGGCCAGGCGCAATATGCGGCGCGCGACTACGAGGCCGCCGTCGAGACGCTGCGCCGGGACGAGACCTACCGGACGAGCTCACGCCGTTTCCTGGCGGCAAGCCTGGCTCAACTCGGCCGGCTCGACGAGGCGCGCGCCGAGGTCGAGCTGTTCCTCGTCGGCAACCCGCATTTCACCACCCGCCACTGGGTCTGGACGGAGCCATTCCGCGACACCGCGATGCTCGAGCATTTCGTGGACGGCTTCCGCAAAGCCGGACTGCCGGACTGACGTGCCGGTCGATCACGGTACCAGATCGATCGTCTCGGTCGAGTGTTCCACGCAGATGAAGCAGCAGTTGTCGCAAGGCTGATCGTTGTCCGGCCCGACGCCGGCCGAGATCTGGTCGTTGCCGTCGACCCAGGCGCCATAGCAGATGCGCTCGCCCTGATTGCAGGACAGCGGCACCGATTTCTGCGAGCCCGGATCGATCAGGAACACCTTGTCGTTGCCCGGCCAGACCGTCTCGCGGTCGCGGCTGAACAGCTCGACCGCAACCGCGCGGCTGTGCAGGTTCTTGACGAAGAAGGCCATGTCGGCGGCCTCGGCCGAATTGGTGCAGACCAGCGCCGCGAGCACGGCCATACGAAAGAGCGTCACGGTCTGGCCTCCCGAATCATCGCCGCAGAATCGCATGGCCGCCCGTGCCTGTCGCTCGCGTTTTCTGACTATTTCCCGGAAGCCCCCTGCGCCGTGATCTCCCGACCCAGCCGCAGCGTCTCACCGACCAGGAGGTCGAGGTCGTCGCGCCTTGTGCGATGGTTGGCGATCGCCACGCGCAGCCAGTGCTCGCCATGCACGGTGGTGTCGGAGAGGGTGGCAATGCCCTGTTCCTGCAGCCGCAGCATGATCTCGGTGTTGAGCGCCTTCAGCGCCTCACCCGTGACGCCAGGCTGGTAGCGGAAGCAGACGATGTTGACGGTTGGCTGTATCGCCAGCTCCAGCAGCGGCTCGGCTTCGATGCGTTCGGCGAGATAGAGCGCCTGCGCGATGTTCTGGTCGATCAGGCGGCCGAATTTGTCGACGCCATGCTCCTTCAGCGCCATCCATACCTTGAGCGCGCGAAAGCCGCGCGACGTCTGCAGGCCGTAGTCATGCAGCCATTCGCCGGAGGCAAGGCCGCGCGGCGTCGATTCCAGATATTCCGGCGTCACCGCGAAGGTCCGGCGATGCGCGACGGCATCCCTGACCAGGGCGCAGCCGACCTCGAATGGCGCGTGCAGCCATTTGTGCGGATCGAGCGCGACCGAATCGGCCCATTCGATGCCGGCAACGCGATGCGCGTTCTCAGGGGCAATCGCAATCAGCGCACCGATGCAGCCGTCGACATGAAACCACAGGTCTTCCTCATGAGCGAGTTTGGCCAGCGCCCGCAGATCGTCGATCGCGCCGGTGTTGACCGTGCCGGCATTGCCGATGACGCAGGCCGGCTTGAAACCCGCCGCGCGATCCTCCGATATGGCTGCTCGCAAGGCCGATATATCGATGCGCAACCCAGCATCGGTCGGGATCCGGCGCAGCGCCCGGTTGCCGAGGCCAAGCGCTTCCATCGCCTTGCGATGGCAAGAGTGGATCTGGTCCGAGCCATAGAAGCGCAGCGGCTTTTCGATTGCCGCGACACCGTGCTCGCGCACGTCGATGCCGGCCTTGATGTTGCGCGCCACCGTCAGCCCGATGATGTTGGCCATCGAGCCGCCGCTGACCAGCGTGCCGGAGGCGGAAGCGGGAAAGCCCAGCATCTCTTTGCACCAGTTGACCACCTGGCCGTCCATCAGCCCGGCGGCGTGGTTGCCGCCGCCGAGGTTGGAGCCCTGGATTGCCGCCAGGAAGTCGCCGAGCGCACCGGTGAAGTTGCTCGACCCCATATACCAGGCCCAGAAACGCGGATGGACGTTGCCCATCGGGTAGGACATCACGGTGCGCGAGACCTCGCCGTAGACAGCGGCCAGCGGCGCCGGCGATCGCGGCAGGGATGCCGCGAAGGCTTCTCTCACATCCGCCGGCATTTCCCGCCAGGCCGGCCGGTCCCTGACATCACGCAGATAGTCGACGGCATCGTCGATGACCTGATGCGACAGGGCCTGGACAGAGGCCCAGTCGGCGGGGTCAAGCGTTTCCTCGGCCACGATGCCGAGGGTCTCCTGCGCGATATCCATGACCAGTCTCCCGTCAAGCCGCCGGGAACTGGCAGCCGGGCGTCGAGCGCGACAGCGCCATCTCGTCGGCATCCATCTCTGCCTCGATGCCGTCGAACAGCGGCGTCGACATGTAGCGCTCGCCGGTGTCGGGCAGCATGCACAGGATCACCGATCCGGGCGGCGCCTTCTCCGCGACCTGCCGTGCCACGGCGAAGGTAGCGCCGCCGGAAATGCCGGTGAAGATGCCTTCCTTCTGCGCCAGGGCCTTGGCCCATTTGATGCCCTCGGGCCCGGCGATCGGCATCACTTCGTCATAGAGGCTGGCGTCGATCGCTTCCTGCAGCACATTGGGGATGAAGTCCGGCGTCCAGCCCTGGACGGGATGCGGCTCGAAGGCCGGATGGCTGGCCGCGGGGGCGCCATGGGCGCCGCGCTGCTGCGCCTTGCCGCTGCCGACCAGTTGGGCGTTGGCCGGTTCGCAGAGCACGATGCGGGTGTCCGGCCGCTCGCGGCGCAGCACGCGCGCCACGCCGACGACGGTACCGCCAGTGCCATAGCCGGTGACGAAGCAATCGAGCCGCGACCCGGCGAAATCATTGACGATCTCGCGCGCCGTGGTCGCCTCGTGGATGGCCGCATTGGCCGCCGTCTCGAACTGGCGGGCGAGGAACCAGCCATTGGCCTCAGCCAGTTCAACCGCCTTCTTGTACATGCCGAAGCCCTTTTCGGCGCGCGGCGTCAGCACCACCTTGGCGCCCAGCATGCGCATCAGCTTGCGGCGTTCAACGGAAAAGCTGTCGGCCATGGTGACGACCAGCGGATAGCCCTTTTGCGCACAGACCATGGCGAGCCCGATGCCGGTGTTGCCGCTGGTCGCCTCGACCACGGTCTGGCCAGGCTTCAGCGCGCCGCTGCGCTCGCCCTCCTCGATGATGTTGAGCGCCAGCCTGTCCTTCACCGAGGCGCCTGGGTTGAAGAACTCGGCCTTGACATAGATCGTCGCATGGGCCGGTCCGAGATTGTTGATGCGCACCACCGGCGTATCGCCGACAGTGTCGAGAATGCTGTCGAACAGGCGGCCGCGTCCGGTCGTGGTCCTGATTTTCTGCTTATTCAACATCGTTGATCTCCTCGATCGTGTTCATCTTCACAGGCCGGTTACAAACCAGCGGCTTGGGCGGCGAGGTTTCGAGACATGGCCGCGTTAGGACTGACGTGCCGACGATGCGGCAATAACCATTCCCGGCGTGGAAATTCGCCGCCGGATGCGCTGTGTCGTGTTTGGTGATACAGTAAAGGCCGGCGAGCCGGCGTGGGAGCAGGCGTGGAAACGGACGTGGAATCCGCACCATCGAGGCTGGACGGCGATAGGCCCCGCCTGTCCGTGCGCCTGCTCGGACCGCTGGAAATCTTGCGTGATGGGACGCCGATAGCGCTACCGGCATCGCGCAAGCTGCGCGCGCTGCTCGCCTATCTCGCGCTGGCGCCGCATCCGGTTGGGCGCAGCCGCCTGTGCGAGCTCTTATGGGACGTACCCAACGATCCACGGGGCGAGTTGCGCTGGTACCTGAGCAAGCTGCGCGCGGCCCTCGACACGCCGGACCGGCGCCGGGTCGAGACACGGGGCGACACGGTGGCGCTTGATCTCGATGGCTGCCTTGTCGATGCGCTGGACGTCACCCGCGCCGCCGCGCAAGGGATCGGCACACTCGATAGGGAGCGGCTGCGGGCGCTGTCAGAACTCTTCGCCGGCGATTTGCTCGACGGGCTGGAGCTCGAGCGCAGCCCGCTTTTCGATAACTGGCTGATCGCCCAGCGCCGGCGTTTCCAAGCGTACCACGCCGCCGTGCTCGAACAGCTTGCCGTAAACCATCCGGCGGGCTCGCCCGAAATGTCCATGCATCTCGACAAATGGGTCGAACTGGCGCCGTTCGACACGCGCGCGCATCTGGCCTTGCTGTCCGCTCTGGCGGAGCGCGGCGCCATCGGCGCGGCCGAGGAGCATCTGGCTTCGGCGGCTCGCCTGTTCCAATCGGAAGAGCTGGATTTCGCTCCGCTTCGCGCGGCTTGGCAGGCAATCCGTGACCAACAGTCCGGCAGCTCGCTCAAGGCGCAACCAGCCTGCCTGTCCACGCCATCGCAATTGGCGGTCCCATCGGATGCCGGCACGGTCGAGCCAAGCCAAGCCTCGCTGGCGGTGATGCCGTTTGTCGAGGAAGCCGGCGAGGGCACACGCGGCGGGCTTGCCGACGGCTTCACCCATGACATCATCACCCGCCTCGCCAAACTTCGCGATTTCTTCGTCATCGCGCGCGGATCGGTGTTTGCGCTGGCCGAAAAGACCATCGCGCCGGAAGAAGCCGGCAGAAAACTTGGCGTCGACTATGTCGCCACCGGCACGGTGCGCAACACGGCCGGCCGGCTGATCGTCAGCGTCGAGCTCATCGAGGTGCGCACGGCCAGGATCGTCTGGGCCGAGATTTTCGAGCGCCGGCCCGACGACATTTTTGCCGTGCTCGACGATATCGGCGACAGCATCGTGTCGTCGATCTCGGCCGAGATCGAAACGGTCGAGCGCAACCGGGCCATGCTGAAGGCACCCAATTCGCTCAACGCCTGGGAGGCCTACCATCGCGGCCTCTGGCACATGTACCGCTTCACCCAGGCCGAGAACGAGCAGGCGCGGCATTTCTTTGACAAGGCCTTGCAGCTGGACCCAACCTTTGCCCGCGCCTATGCCGGCCTGTCGTTCACCCACTGGCAGAATGCGTTCCAGCGCTGGGGCGACCGCGACCGCGAAAGCGCTCTGGCCTATGAGAGCGCCGGGCACAGCCTGCTGGTCGACGACCACAATCCGGC
It encodes:
- a CDS encoding transcriptional regulator → MESAPSRLDGDRPRLSVRLLGPLEILRDGTPIALPASRKLRALLAYLALAPHPVGRSRLCELLWDVPNDPRGELRWYLSKLRAALDTPDRRRVETRGDTVALDLDGCLVDALDVTRAAAQGIGTLDRERLRALSELFAGDLLDGLELERSPLFDNWLIAQRRRFQAYHAAVLEQLAVNHPAGSPEMSMHLDKWVELAPFDTRAHLALLSALAERGAIGAAEEHLASAARLFQSEELDFAPLRAAWQAIRDQQSGSSLKAQPACLSTPSQLAVPSDAGTVEPSQASLAVMPFVEEAGEGTRGGLADGFTHDIITRLAKLRDFFVIARGSVFALAEKTIAPEEAGRKLGVDYVATGTVRNTAGRLIVSVELIEVRTARIVWAEIFERRPDDIFAVLDDIGDSIVSSISAEIETVERNRAMLKAPNSLNAWEAYHRGLWHMYRFTQAENEQARHFFDKALQLDPTFARAYAGLSFTHWQNAFQRWGDRDRESALAYESAGHSLLVDDHNPAAHWAMGRALWLRGEQDGSLSELGRAVDLSPNFALGHYALSFVHSQSGDPRAAISSSDHSRHLSPFDPLLFGMLGSRAMSHVRLGQFEEAADWALKAAARPNAHTIILAIAAHCLALAGRLDEARGFAAAIRKTLPDYRADDFIGTFRFDPDAEALFRQGARRIGLS